The Neodiprion fabricii isolate iyNeoFabr1 chromosome 4, iyNeoFabr1.1, whole genome shotgun sequence genome window below encodes:
- the LOC124180920 gene encoding ruvB-like 2: protein MAAVAAAKVQEVREITRIERIGAHSHIRGLGLDDSLEPRNVSQGMVGQLMARRAAGVVLEMIKDGKIAGRAILLAGQPGTGKTAIAMGMAQALGLDTPFTSMAGSEIYSLEMGKTEALTQAIRKSIGVRIKEETEIIEGEVVEIQVDRPATGVGAKVGKLTLKTTEMETIYDLGNKMIDSLMKEKVQAGDVITIDKATGKINRLGRSFTRARDYDATGSQTRFVQCPEGELQKRKEVVHTVTLHEVDVINSRTHGFLALFSGDTGEIKSEVRDQINAKVAEWREEGKAEIVPGVLFIDEVHMLDIECFSFLNRALENEMAPVVIMATNRGITRIRGTTYKSPHGIPIDLLDRMIIVPTSPYQEKDLKEILKIRCEEEDCEMADDALTVLTRIALETSLRYAIQLITTASLVSRKRKSTEVNIDDVKRVYSLFLDENRSSQFLKEYQDEFMFNELEEQAMEVAQ, encoded by the exons ATGGCG GCCGTCGCTGCAGCAAAGGTGCAAGAAGTTCGTGAGATCACTAGAATCGAGCGCATTGGCGCTCATTCTCACATTCGAGGTTTGGGACTGGATGACAGTTTAGAGCCGCGCAAT GTTTCTCAAGGTATGGTGGGTCAGCTCATGGCTCGGAGAGCAGCAGGTGTTGTGCTCGAAATGATCAAGGATGGAAAGATCGCAGGACGAGCAATTTTGTTGGCTGGACAACCGGGCACTGGTAAAACTGCAATTGCGATGGGAATGGCCCAAGCTCTTGGTCTAGATACTCCGTTCACGTCAATGGCAGGCTCGGAGATTTATTCCTTAGAAATGGGTAAAACTGAAGCTTTAACTCAGGCGATACGAAAATCAATTGGAGTGAGAATCAAAGAGGAAACGGAAATTATCGAAGGGGAGGTAGTAGAGATTCAAGTTGACAGACCAGCTACCGGTGTTGGCGCTAAAGTAGGAAAGTTGACATTGAAAACAACCGAGATGGAAACTATTTACGATCTGGGCAATAAAATGATTGATAGCCTGATGAAGGAAAAG GTACAAGCTGGAGATGTTATAACGATTGATAAAGCCACTGGAAAAATCAACAGACTTGGCCGTTCGTTCACACGAGCTCGGGACTACGATGCGACGGGATCACAAACCCGTTTTGTTCAATGCCCAGAAGGAGAGCTCCAAAAACGAAAGGAAGTGGTACATACGGTTACTTTGCACGAAGTTGACGTTATTAACAGCAGAACTCACGGATTTTTGGCACTGTTTTCCGGAGACACGGGGGAAATAAAGTCTGAAGTACGGGATCAGATAAATGCTAAGGTTGCAGAATGGCGAGAAGAAGGAAAAGCTGAAATCGTACCTGGTGTTCTCTTCATTGATGAAGTACACATGCTGGATATCGAGTGCTTTTCATTCCTCAATAGAGCCCTTGAGAATGAAATGGCACCTGTCGTTATAATGGCCACTAATAGAG GAATCACAAGGATTAGAGGTACGACTTACAAAAGCCCTCACGGTATACCGATTGATCTGTTGGATCGAATGATCATCGTGCCCACAAGTCCATATCAAGAAAAAGATCTTAaagaaattctcaaaattAGATGCGAGGAGGAGGATTGTGAGATGGCGGACGATGCTTTGACAGTATTGACCAGAATAGCCTTAGAGACGTCGCTTAGATACGCTATTCAGTTGATCACCACTGCGTCGCTTGTTAGTCGAAAGCGCAAAAGCACTGAG GTCAACATTGATGATGTGAAACGTGTGTATTCCCTATTTCTTGACGAGAATAGATCTTCACAGTTCTTGAAAGAATACCAAGATGAATTCATGTTCAATGAATTAG AAGAACAAGCTATGGAAGTTGCACAATAA
- the LOC124180922 gene encoding uncharacterized protein LOC124180922, whose amino-acid sequence MTGKVIFVMILFCAVAQNMAKPTLYKRNDDNIFEPVMVPVSSTVIPLPEYKVAYGFGFISKDKKAQSAFKPSGSIKLITAKKTQDKKIE is encoded by the exons ATGACGGGGAAAGTGATTTTCGTGATGATCCTGTTCTGTGCTGTTGCCCAAAACATGGCGAAACCGACGCTCTATAAACGGAACGATGACAACATCTTCGAACCCg taatGGTACCAGTATCCTCGACCGTAATCCCATTACCAGAATACAAGGTGGCATACGGTTTTGGATTCATATCAAAGGATAAAAAGGCTCAATCCGCTTTTAAACCGAGCGGATCGATAAAGTTGATTACAG ccaAAAAAACGCAAGACAAGAAAATCGAGTag
- the LOC124180919 gene encoding protein penguin, which translates to MKRREKEAVSLKPIIKKAKTVVDPTAKVNIIKSSAAKLKKVDISQKNDALEKKGKFQKPTAAKKPAKADKSQKLFDKINNKKKSLQTQVQHKSTNGSTDTTEKPDWLEFKKQKKELREKRREKRLTNAYDVTVKAKKIGEKLRRADCSKEERVELTTQLYELLKGQFSKLVFMHDMARIVQWLLKYCTSEIRKNVTDELQKSIVLMLQSKYAKNCVKTLLKHGTDEIRAMIIAACSGNIVRLASHSVSAPVLELAYSSWATDADKLYFKQEFYGDMYKLAKDSQIKTLADVYKLAGDMKSATLSAVKGNLIKILNKKLINTSLVHSVLLEFLRNCTKDDRDEMITMVRSLIAELSQTKDGAKSAMICLWHGTKKDRKLAMKALKDQVKNVATNEHGHMVLLALFDCIDDTVLVKKMILTELLNDLTEIASNEYGRCVILYLVARRDSHYFHPKVIEQLKKGDANETSKKPPEIRAKELLDAVIDKLLETVTTEVSTWLSNSSISMVTLAILKAGDGEKLKNAHETIRDYITDPESVIMENEKEQKVIESSGLHMMLKKLIQNDKILIENKKSTFGEVLIDKLNPEVMKQWIEFNRGCFLLITLIENSGETTANIVLTKLKPLQKSLKSKKTPGASILLKKLK; encoded by the coding sequence ATGAAACGCCGGGAAAAGGAAGCAGTGAGCCTTAAACCGATAATTAAAAAAGCTAAAACGGTTGTCGACCCTACTGCTAAAGTAAATATCATAAAAAGTTCAGCTGCGAAGCTAAAGAAGGTGGACATCTCACAAAAAAATGACGCTTTGGAGAAAAAAGGTAAATTCCAAAAACCAACTGCTGCAAAGAAACCTGCCAAGGCAGACAAGTCACAGAAATTGTTTGACAAGattaataataagaagaaaagCCTACAAACTCAGGTTCAACACAAATCTACAAATGGTAGCACAGACACAACTGAGAAACCAGATTGGTTAGAGTttaaaaaacagaagaaagaaCTGCGGGAAAAACGAAGGGAAAAAAGACTGACGAATGCGTATGATGTTACCGTCAAAGCTAAGAAgattggtgaaaaattacgCAGAGCAGATTGTTCTAAAGAAGAGCGTGTAGAGCTCACAACGCAGCTATACGAATTACTCAAGGGACAATTTAGTAAACTTGTCTTCATGCATGACATGGCAAGGATTGTTCAATGGCTTCTCAAGTACTGCACTTCtgagataagaaaaaatgttactGATGAATTACAGAAAAGTATTGTTCTAATGTTACAGTCGAAGTATGCCAAGAATTGTGTCAAAACATTGCTGAAGCATGGGACAGATGAAATTCGAGCTATGATAATTGCGGCGTGTAGTGGCAATATAGTTAGGCTAGCAAGCCATTCAGTATCTGCACCAGTACTTGAACTTGCATATTCATCTTGGGCGACCGATGCagataaattatattttaaacaaGAATTTTATGGTGATATGTACAAACTAGCCAAGGACAGTCAAATCAAAACACTTGCTGATGTCTATAAGCTTGCAGGAGATATGAAATCTGCAACTCTCTCAGCTGTCAAaggaaatttgataaaaatactAAATAAGAAACTGATTAATACCTCCCTTGTACATTCTGTGTTGCTTGAATTCTTAAGGAATTGCACCAAAGATGACAGAGATGAAATGATCACTATGGTCCGAAGTTTGATTGCAGAATTATCTCAGACAAAGGATGGTGCTAAGTCTGCAATGATTTGTTTGTGGCATGGTACAAAGAAAGACAGAAAACTTGCGATGAAGGCATTGAAAGATCAAGTCAAGAATGTGGCGACAAATGAGCATGGTCATATGGTGTTATTAGCTTTGTTCGACTGCATTGACGACACAGTTCTCGTGAAGAAAATGATATTGACAGAATTGCTGAATGATCTGACAGAAATTGCGTCAAATGAATATGGCAGATGCGTAATTCTATATCTTGTTGCTAGAAGGGATTCACATTATTTTCACCCGAAAGTAATCGAACAACTTAAAAAAGGTGATGCCAATGAAACTAGTAAAAAGCCACCAGAAATACGAGCAAAAGAGCTATTGGACGCAGTAATTGATAAGTTGTTAGAAACTGTTACTACAGAAGTATCGACATGGCTATCAAATAGTTCAATATCAATGGTTACGTTGGCAATATTGAAAGCAGGGGATGGAGAGAAGCTCAAAAATGCTCATGAAACTATTAGAGATTATATAACAGATCCAGAATCAGTaataatggaaaatgaaaaggaaCAGAAGGTAATTGAATCTTCCGGGCTTCACATGatgctgaaaaaattgatacagaATGATAAAATACTTATTGAAAACAAGAAGTCTACCTTCGGAGAGGtattaattgataaattaaaCCCAGAAGTAATGAAACAATGGATTGAATTCAACAGAGGCTGTTTTCTACTCATAACATTGATAGAAAATAGTGGTGAGACCACAGCCAACATTGTATTAACTAAACTGAAACCTctacaaaaatctttaaaatctaaaaaaacaCCAGGAGCAtctatattattaaaaaaactcAAGTAA